Proteins from a single region of Pungitius pungitius chromosome 4, fPunPun2.1, whole genome shotgun sequence:
- the LOC119193970 gene encoding ZP domain-containing protein-like has translation MRCVVVEVKTNQVETNVICTETTMTIELEKASLPGHHADHLRLNDATNTACRLKSNTTHIFAVIPLNDCGTYIEEDDTNLRFKNAITTFDNIADVISRKHLLEVDFYCQYPKRGNVTQVFTAHRPILEVWDKGFGRFTYQFEFYPNDQYLTAIDPSTYPLVYVLGKRIFMQIEATSSINDTVLFVESCRATPYDNQNYQQTYSIIENGCKVDQTVEIHSNSHQRQFQFSMEAFKFIGSHDQVYISCTVLMCEAGSPNTRCSQGCINSTKQSSWPDAHHHRKRELIAQGQRHFVSQGPLRLGRSAQVNESPALQLNLNLVFIAGCLLAAVGMISAVVLYKARGSTVRYQPLSTFES, from the exons ATGAGGTGTGTTGTGGTGGAGGTCAAGACGAACCAAG TTGAAACCAATGTGATCTGCACTGAGACCACAATGACAATAGAGCTTGAGAAAGCTTCTCTCCCTGGACACCATGCGGACCATCTGAGGCTCAACGACGCCACCAACACCGCCTGCAGGCTGAAGTCCAACACCACCCACATCTTCGCCGTCATCCCCCTCAACGATTGTGGCACCTACATTGAG GAAGATGACACTAACCTCAGGTTCAAGAACGCAATCACCACGTTTGACAACATAGCCGACGTGATCTCCAGGAAGCACCTGCTGGAGGTGGACTTTTACTGCCAGTACCCCAAACGTGGGAATGTGACGCAGGTCTTCACGGCACACAGACCAATACTCGAAGTGTGGGACAAGGGCTTTGGCAGGTTCACCTACCAGTTTGAGTTCTATCCTAACGACCAATACCTCACCGCCATCGATCCCAGTACATACCCGCTGGTGTATGTTCTGGGGAAAAGGATCTTTATGCAGATCGAGGCTACCTCATCCATCAATGACACAGTGCTGTTCGTGGAGTCCTGCAGAGCTACGCCATATGACAACCAGAACTACCAGCAAACCTACTCCATCATCGAGAACGG GTGTAAAGTGGATCAGACTGTTGAAATCCACTCCAACTCCCACCAGAGACAATTCCAGTTCAGCATGGAGGCCTTCAAGTTCATCGGATCTCACGATCAG GTGTACATCAGCTGCACGGTCCTGATGTGTGAAGCAGGAAGCCCCAACACCAGGTGCTCTCAGGGATGCATCAACTCCACAAAGCAGAGCAGTTGGCCTGATGCTCACCaccacaggaagagagagctCATTGCTCAAGGTCAAAGGCACTTTGTTTCCCAGGGTCCCTTGCGCCTGGGAAGATCAGCACAGGTCAACGAAAGCCCAG CGCTCCAGCTGAATCTGAACCTGGTCTTCATCGCTGGATGTCTCCTTGCAGCCGTTGGCATGATCAGTGCAGTGGTCTTGTACAAGGCCAGAGGGTCAACGGTCAGATACCAACCTTTGTCAACGTTTGAAAGTTAA